One Thermus sp. CCB_US3_UF1 DNA window includes the following coding sequences:
- a CDS encoding DNA-formamidopyrimidine glycosylase: MPELPEVETTRRRLLPLLRGRRLLGVQHEDPTRYRHTERAEGREVEALDRRGKFLLLALSGGLEMVIHLGMTGGFRLEKTPHTRVRFRLEGGELFFHDPRRFGRIWVVDRGDYREIPLLGRLGPEPLSEGFAFPPFWEGLRRSRKPLKALLLDQTLAAGVGNIYADEALFRAGLSPFRWGRSLKEEEAKRLFQSLRQVLAEAVALGGSTLSDRTYQQPDGLPGGYQERHAVYGRQGLPCPRCGHPLAKAVVGGRGTHFCPACQT; this comes from the coding sequence GTGCCTGAGCTCCCCGAGGTGGAGACCACCCGGCGGAGGCTCCTCCCCCTCCTCCGGGGCCGGCGCCTTCTTGGGGTCCAGCACGAAGACCCCACCCGCTACCGCCACACGGAGCGGGCCGAGGGCCGGGAGGTGGAGGCGTTGGACCGCCGGGGGAAGTTCCTCCTCCTCGCCCTCTCGGGGGGCCTGGAGATGGTGATCCACCTGGGCATGACCGGGGGCTTCCGCCTGGAGAAGACCCCTCACACCCGGGTGCGCTTCCGCCTGGAAGGAGGGGAGCTCTTCTTCCACGACCCCCGGCGCTTCGGGCGGATTTGGGTGGTGGACCGGGGGGACTACCGCGAGATCCCCCTTCTGGGGCGCCTTGGCCCCGAGCCCCTTTCCGAGGGGTTCGCCTTCCCCCCCTTCTGGGAAGGCCTGAGGCGGAGCCGAAAGCCCCTCAAGGCCCTCCTCTTGGACCAGACCCTGGCCGCGGGGGTGGGAAACATCTACGCCGACGAGGCCCTCTTCCGCGCGGGCCTCTCCCCCTTCCGCTGGGGAAGGTCCCTGAAGGAGGAGGAGGCCAAGCGGCTTTTCCAAAGCCTCCGCCAGGTCCTGGCCGAGGCCGTGGCCCTAGGGGGGAGCACCCTCTCCGACCGCACCTACCAGCAGCCCGATGGCCTCCCGGGAGGCTACCAGGAGCGGCACGCGGTCTATGGCCGCCAGGGGCTTCCCTGCCCCCGGTGCGGCCACCCCCTGGCCAAGGCGGTGGTGGGGGGCCGGGGCACCCACTTCTGCCCCGCCTGCCAGACCTAG
- a CDS encoding iron ABC transporter permease: MAGLLLLFLGLALFYPLGRILALGLGEGLALALANPYYWGRYAWSLEYGLLSALLTLGLALPLAFAFRRRFPGREAFLALSTLPFVLPTPVVALGFLALLGPRGVLGVDLYGTRALLLWAAVFYNLGLALRILLPVAVALEGPLQAARVLGATPWRAFLRVGLPLLLPALAGAGLLVFLYTFSAFGVPLLLGGPRYATLEVEVYTLLAYRLAFPEAAALMLLQLLTLGLAVLLYGRLRPYPLPPGRLSPSRGWPWALALAFAVLYAPLGVLFLQADPAALVRAWSSEAFTPLSLALGNTFRFSLLALLLALPLGVAYAVAARRNRALDLLGLFPLMVSPVAVGLGYLLAYPAWRGSLALLLLAYALLAYPLLARALLPALRSLPPSLLQAARVLGAPPWRAFLRVELPLVLPAFLSGLALALAAILGEFGASLVLWRPEWTTLTLAIYERLGRPGEGPFAEALAMAALLALLSGLLFFLLDRGRGRWG, from the coding sequence GTGGCCGGGCTTCTCCTCCTTTTCCTGGGCCTTGCCCTTTTCTACCCCTTGGGGCGCATCCTGGCCCTGGGGCTGGGGGAGGGGCTGGCCTTGGCCCTGGCCAACCCCTACTACTGGGGTCGGTACGCCTGGAGCCTGGAGTACGGCCTCCTTTCCGCCCTTTTGACCTTGGGCTTGGCCCTTCCTTTGGCCTTCGCCTTCCGCCGGCGTTTCCCTGGGCGGGAGGCTTTCTTGGCCCTATCCACCCTGCCCTTCGTCCTGCCCACCCCGGTGGTGGCCTTGGGCTTCCTGGCCCTCCTGGGCCCCCGCGGGGTCCTGGGGGTGGACCTCTACGGGACCCGGGCCCTCCTCCTCTGGGCCGCGGTCTTCTACAACCTGGGCCTGGCCCTCCGCATCCTCTTACCCGTGGCCGTGGCCCTCGAGGGGCCCCTGCAGGCCGCCCGCGTCCTGGGGGCCACCCCCTGGCGGGCTTTCCTGAGGGTGGGGCTTCCCCTCCTCCTCCCCGCCTTGGCCGGGGCGGGGCTTCTCGTCTTCCTCTACACCTTCTCCGCCTTTGGGGTGCCCCTTCTCCTGGGCGGGCCCCGGTACGCCACCCTGGAGGTGGAGGTCTACACCCTTTTGGCCTACCGCCTGGCCTTCCCCGAGGCCGCGGCCCTCATGCTCCTACAGCTTCTTACCCTGGGCCTGGCGGTCCTCCTGTACGGGCGCCTCAGGCCCTACCCCTTGCCTCCCGGGAGGCTTTCCCCTTCCCGGGGCTGGCCCTGGGCTTTAGCCCTTGCTTTCGCCGTGCTGTACGCCCCCCTAGGGGTCCTCTTCCTCCAGGCCGATCCCGCCGCCCTGGTCCGGGCCTGGAGTTCGGAGGCATTTACCCCCCTTTCCCTGGCCCTTGGGAATACCTTCCGCTTTAGCCTTCTGGCCCTCCTCTTGGCCCTGCCCTTGGGGGTGGCCTACGCGGTGGCGGCCCGGCGAAACCGGGCCTTGGACCTCCTGGGCCTTTTTCCCCTCATGGTGAGCCCCGTGGCCGTGGGGCTCGGCTACCTCTTGGCCTACCCTGCCTGGAGGGGCTCCTTGGCCCTCCTCCTCCTTGCCTACGCCCTCCTGGCCTACCCCCTGCTGGCCCGGGCCCTTCTCCCTGCCCTAAGGAGCCTTCCCCCAAGCCTCCTCCAGGCGGCCCGGGTCCTGGGGGCCCCCCCTTGGCGGGCCTTTCTCCGGGTGGAGCTTCCCCTGGTCCTCCCCGCCTTCCTTTCCGGGCTGGCCCTGGCCCTGGCCGCCATCCTGGGGGAGTTTGGCGCCAGCCTGGTCCTCTGGCGGCCCGAGTGGACCACCCTGACCCTGGCCATCTACGAGCGCCTGGGCAGGCCGGGGGAGGGACCCTTTGCCGAGGCCCTGGCCATGGCCGCCCTTCTTGCCCTGCTTTCCGGCCTCCTCTTCTTCCTCCTGGACCGCGGGCGGGGGCGGTGGGGCTAG
- a CDS encoding thiamine ABC transporter substrate binding subunit — protein MQRAFALLVLLAFGLAQEITVLTHASFSLDKGLIAQFERETGLRLRFLKGGDAGETLNRAILTKGAPIADVLYGFDNTFLARALEADILLPYRSPEIRNLRATLLLDPTFRALPVDYGWVSLNYDRAYFRERPLPQTPQDLARPEYARLLVVQNPATSSPGLAFLMATVARFGEDGYLDFWARLRDGGVRVAKGWSEAYYTHFTLYKGDRPLVVSYTTSPAAEVYYSEGKYREPPTGNLFPELSFFQVEFVGILKGTKNLEGAKRVVDWLLSRPVQENLPTEMWMYPARREARLPEVFRFAPEPLGSVRLDPKAMALHRERWIAEWTQVVLQGRSPEEVRRGRR, from the coding sequence ATGCAAAGAGCCTTTGCCCTGCTGGTCCTTTTGGCCTTTGGCTTGGCCCAGGAGATCACGGTCCTCACCCACGCCAGCTTCTCCTTGGACAAGGGGCTCATCGCCCAGTTTGAGCGGGAAACCGGCCTCAGGCTCCGCTTCCTCAAAGGGGGGGATGCAGGGGAGACCCTGAACCGGGCCATCCTGACCAAGGGAGCTCCCATCGCGGACGTCCTCTACGGCTTTGACAACACCTTCCTTGCCCGGGCCCTCGAGGCCGACATCCTCCTCCCCTACCGCAGCCCGGAGATCCGCAACCTCAGGGCCACCCTCCTCCTGGACCCCACGTTTCGGGCCCTCCCCGTGGACTACGGCTGGGTGAGCCTGAACTACGACCGGGCCTACTTCCGCGAGCGGCCCCTGCCCCAAACCCCCCAGGACCTGGCCCGGCCCGAGTACGCCCGGCTTCTGGTGGTGCAAAACCCAGCCACCAGCTCCCCGGGCCTGGCCTTCCTCATGGCCACCGTGGCCCGCTTCGGCGAGGACGGGTACCTGGACTTCTGGGCCCGGCTGCGGGACGGGGGGGTGCGGGTGGCCAAGGGCTGGAGCGAGGCCTACTACACCCACTTCACCCTGTACAAGGGGGATAGGCCCTTGGTGGTTTCCTACACCACCAGCCCCGCCGCCGAGGTCTACTACTCCGAGGGGAAGTACCGGGAACCCCCCACGGGCAACCTCTTCCCCGAGCTTTCCTTCTTCCAGGTGGAGTTCGTGGGCATCCTGAAGGGGACCAAGAACCTCGAGGGGGCCAAGCGTGTGGTGGACTGGCTCCTCTCCCGGCCCGTGCAGGAGAACCTGCCCACGGAGATGTGGATGTACCCCGCCCGCCGGGAGGCCCGGCTTCCCGAGGTTTTCCGTTTCGCCCCCGAGCCCTTGGGCAGCGTCCGCCTGGACCCCAAGGCCATGGCCCTCCACCGGGAGCGCTGGATCGCCGAGTGGACCCAGGTGGTCCTCCAGGGCCGTAGCCCCGAGGAGGTGCGCCGCGGGCGGCGCTAG
- a CDS encoding alpha/beta fold hydrolase — protein sequence MREEIGYIPVGEAELYVEDVGEVRAPALLVLHGGPGGNAYALREGLEEYLSGFRVVYFDQRGSGRSLELPQDPRLFTLDALVEDTLALAEALGIERFALLAHGFGALVALEVLRRHPEAQGAVLLAPWVNFPWLSARLAEAAGLTPLADPEANLRAALARAEPKLLFDRLMFPTPHGRLAYEWVAEGSGILGPDTPAWAFLHNGLWHLDYTPHLAPCRKPVSVVVGEKDGTSYPYAEEVAERLKAPIRVVPGAGHYPWIDQPEAFGEALAAALAPLGAPALD from the coding sequence ATGCGGGAAGAGATCGGCTACATCCCCGTAGGGGAAGCGGAGCTTTACGTGGAGGACGTGGGCGAGGTGCGCGCGCCCGCCCTTTTGGTCCTCCACGGAGGGCCTGGGGGCAACGCCTACGCCCTGCGGGAGGGCTTGGAGGAGTACCTCTCAGGCTTCCGCGTGGTCTACTTTGACCAGCGGGGCTCGGGGCGCAGTCTGGAACTACCCCAGGACCCCCGCCTTTTCACCCTGGATGCCCTGGTGGAGGATACCCTGGCCCTGGCCGAGGCCTTGGGGATTGAGCGCTTTGCCCTCCTGGCCCACGGCTTCGGGGCCTTGGTGGCCCTGGAGGTCCTCCGCCGCCACCCGGAGGCCCAAGGGGCGGTCCTCCTCGCCCCCTGGGTCAACTTCCCCTGGCTTTCCGCCCGCCTGGCGGAGGCGGCGGGCCTCACCCCCTTGGCCGACCCCGAGGCCAACCTGAGGGCAGCCCTGGCCCGGGCCGAGCCCAAGCTCCTGTTTGACCGCCTCATGTTCCCCACCCCCCATGGCCGGTTGGCGTACGAGTGGGTGGCCGAGGGCTCGGGCATCCTGGGGCCCGACACCCCCGCTTGGGCCTTCCTGCACAACGGGCTTTGGCACCTGGACTACACCCCCCACCTCGCCCCTTGCCGGAAGCCGGTCTCGGTGGTGGTGGGGGAGAAGGACGGCACCAGCTACCCCTACGCCGAGGAGGTGGCCGAGCGCCTCAAGGCCCCCATCCGCGTGGTTCCCGGGGCCGGCCACTACCCCTGGATTGACCAGCCCGAGGCCTTCGGCGAGGCCCTGGCGGCGGCCTTGGCCCCATTGGGGGCCCCTGCGTTAGACTAA
- a CDS encoding fuculose-1-phosphate aldolase: MLARLYTAFRQVGEDLFGQGLISATAGNFSVRGKEGFLITKSGVQKARLTPEDLVEVPLEGPFPPGASVESVIHREVYRRTQAQALVHAHPRVAVALSLHLDRLLPLDLEGQYYLREVPVLAPKTTSASEEAASAVAEALAHHRVCLLRGHGAFAAGFKERPEEALLEAYSLMTTLEESAEILLYHRLWGGG, translated from the coding sequence ATGCTGGCCCGGCTTTACACCGCCTTTCGCCAGGTGGGGGAGGACCTTTTCGGGCAAGGCCTCATCTCCGCCACCGCGGGTAACTTCTCCGTGCGGGGCAAGGAGGGCTTCCTCATCACCAAAAGCGGGGTGCAAAAGGCCCGCCTGACCCCCGAGGACCTGGTGGAGGTGCCCCTGGAGGGCCCCTTTCCCCCCGGGGCCAGCGTGGAGAGCGTGATCCACCGGGAGGTTTACCGGCGCACCCAGGCCCAGGCCCTGGTCCACGCCCACCCCCGGGTGGCCGTGGCCCTCTCCCTTCACCTGGACCGCCTCCTGCCCCTGGACCTCGAGGGCCAGTACTACCTGCGGGAGGTGCCCGTTCTGGCCCCTAAGACCACCTCGGCCAGCGAGGAGGCTGCCTCCGCCGTGGCCGAGGCCCTGGCCCACCACCGGGTCTGCCTCCTTCGGGGCCACGGGGCCTTCGCCGCCGGTTTCAAGGAAAGGCCCGAGGAGGCCCTTCTGGAGGCCTATAGCCTCATGACCACCCTGGAGGAGAGCGCGGAAATCCTCCTGTACCATCGGCTTTGGGGGGGAGGATGA